One segment of Leptospira langatensis DNA contains the following:
- a CDS encoding NAD(+)/NADH kinase, giving the protein MPSEKRKNPESVLVVIKRTKYELDLEAYSSEEELKRIAHIQNDSFSRVYNSHQRQLQSREELKRIFPKGVFIFREELDNLDISNFDLVIALGGDNHFTYVAHHALDNLVLGCNSDPETSVGALLSFHMGDIAEAVSKNWENTNLEEWPRINVKIEYPDGQAIETFQGISEISIRNNSPDLTSRFLIFHENESEEQKCSGLLVYTGAGSTGWVMSCENKDVSFDKQAPYFKVYCRELRKKENQKYKLDHFTVRNSFRLISEMRGGISIDSLAERIYDFPPGAKADFSVSPERLRVVVKKHG; this is encoded by the coding sequence ATGCCCTCGGAAAAGCGAAAAAACCCCGAATCCGTTTTGGTAGTCATCAAACGGACTAAATACGAATTAGATCTGGAAGCCTACTCTTCCGAAGAAGAATTAAAGAGGATCGCGCATATCCAAAACGATTCATTCTCTCGGGTCTATAATTCCCATCAACGCCAACTGCAAAGTAGAGAAGAATTAAAACGCATCTTTCCTAAAGGAGTTTTCATTTTTAGGGAAGAGCTAGACAATTTGGACATTTCTAATTTCGATCTGGTAATCGCTCTTGGTGGAGACAATCATTTCACCTACGTCGCTCACCATGCGCTGGATAATCTGGTCCTAGGTTGCAATTCCGATCCCGAAACTTCCGTGGGCGCCCTTCTCTCTTTTCATATGGGAGATATTGCGGAGGCAGTTTCTAAGAATTGGGAAAACACCAATTTGGAAGAATGGCCTCGCATTAACGTAAAGATAGAATATCCGGACGGTCAGGCGATAGAGACGTTTCAAGGGATCAGCGAGATCTCCATACGCAATAATAGTCCCGATCTTACGAGCCGGTTCCTGATCTTCCATGAGAACGAGTCGGAAGAGCAGAAATGCTCGGGGCTTCTTGTTTATACCGGAGCGGGTTCTACCGGTTGGGTTATGTCTTGCGAAAATAAGGACGTAAGCTTTGACAAGCAAGCGCCCTATTTCAAAGTGTATTGTAGAGAGCTGCGTAAGAAGGAAAACCAGAAATATAAGCTGGATCATTTCACGGTGCGCAACTCTTTCCGTCTAATATCCGAAATGCGAGGAGGGATCTCTATCGATTCCTTAGCGGAACGCATTTACGATTTCCCTCCTGGGGCAAAGGCGGATTTTTCGGTCTCTCCGGAACGATTACGGGTGGTAGTAAAAAAACATGGATAG
- a CDS encoding STAS domain-containing protein → MDSLKILEQEAGSEIKVYLISGRLDESTFPHFKEKVLEVAHASNTVLNLSDLKYVSSSGIRAIFELKNRLSQEGKKLLLTEAGEKVIQIFNLLGLWKPFSHFEKEEDAIAACLKN, encoded by the coding sequence ATGGATAGTTTGAAGATACTCGAACAGGAAGCCGGATCCGAAATCAAAGTCTATCTGATTTCCGGTCGTTTGGATGAATCGACTTTTCCTCACTTCAAGGAGAAGGTTCTAGAAGTAGCACACGCCTCCAATACCGTATTGAATCTTTCCGATCTCAAATATGTTTCCAGTTCCGGAATACGAGCTATCTTCGAATTAAAGAATCGCCTCTCTCAAGAAGGAAAGAAATTGCTTCTGACCGAAGCCGGAGAGAAGGTAATACAGATCTTCAATCTATTAGGACTTTGGAAACCGTTCTCTCACTTCGAAAAAGAAGAAGACGCAATCGCCGCCTGCCTTAAGAATTAA